GTCTGGGACACCGGCAAAGTCCATGACAGCGTCAAATGCCCCGTCTTGAATCTGTGCATGCCAACCGTCTCCACTTGTATTAACGACCTGTTCTGCGACACCTAATTGGCGGATCTGTTCCAACCGTGATTCTTCAATATCGCATACTGTGACACGCGCCCCCATGGCGTATGCGATCTGTGCTGCAAACATACCAATACATCCCTGCCCGACGATAAGTACCTTTTCGCCGATACGTGGATCAACGCGACGGCAGCAGTGCATCGCGACACCAGAAATGCCGAAAAGGGCAGCATCCGCCGGATCAATATCCTCCGGCAATTTCAACAACAACCCATCCTCTGGAATAGTGAACCGTTCAACATGGTCTACGCTGGCGTAGATGAGATCGCCGACTTGAAGATGCGTCACGTCCGGTCCTGTCTCAATGACTCTACCGACGTTCTGGTATCCGCCACCTGCAGGCAGTCGGTCATCGGGTGCCGAATAGTTCCCACCGATAATCTGATTCCGTTCTGTGCCGTTGGTAAGCCCCGTGAAGACGGCTTGACAGAGCACCTCGTTCCGAACAGGTGGTGCGGGTTCTTTCCAGTCAGTGACAACGGTTTTTTCGCGCCGTTTGTCTGTTAATAGTTTAGTGACAATTGCTTTCATGCTGTTGACGACCCCTTATAAAAATTTGCATTCGTGATTCATTTTTTTAAGGTAAATGAAACCCATGGATTTGTCAAGGCCAAATTGGTCTAAAGTCAAAATTCTCTGTTTTTATTTTTTGCGAATTTTCAAAAAATTTGTTGACAGATTGTCGCGTTTTGTATAAAATATTAAGATTATTACACCGAAAAATATTTGTAAGTAACCGAAACTACTTTTATATTTTCCACGTTAGATTATCAAGGAGAATCCGTAATGCCAAAACGCGTTAATAAAGCGATTGAATTACTGGAAGATGACCTGCCTGTCTTCTATACTGGCAGTCACACAGGCGCGAACCTGAACTACGACGCTGGTCTCGCGATGGCAAAGACTTGGGCAGATTATATCAACGTCGGCATGGAGCACGGAAGTTTCGATCTCGGCGGGTTGGATAATTTCATGCGCGGTCTTGCTGACGGCGGTCCAACCAACAGTGGACACAAAACCCCAGCAGTCATCGTCGAATTGCCGGTAGATGGTATCAGTGCAGATGTAATTCGTGCCAACGGTTGGCAGATGCGGCAGCTCCTCGCCCGCGGTGTACATGGACTCCTACTGTGTCACGCCGAATCCCCAGAGGCGATCAAAGCGTTTGTTGAGGCGTGCCGGTACCCGTTCCAGACAATCGGCGTTGGTACGCAGTTGGATGTCGGCAGACGCGGTTCAGCCGGTCAAGGCTCTGCCGCACCTATCTGGGGCATTTCTGCTAACGAATATCTCGATGTCGCCGATCCGTGGCCCCTGAACCCAAATGGTGAACTTCTACTCGGACTCAAATTTGAAAATAAACGTGCATTAGCAAACGTCGAGATGACCGCGCAGGTACCCGGTATCGCTTTCGCGGAGTGGGGACCGGGGGATATGAGTATGTCGTTTGGCTACAAAAACCCGCCGAATCCGCGTCCGAAAGAATTGCAAGATGCCCGGGATCGCGTCTTTGCAGCCTGCAAAAACGCTGGCATCCGATTTTTAGAAAGCACCTCCCCTGATACAATTGAGGCAAGCATTGACGCGGGTGTCCGGATTACCGGTGGCGGTGAAGAAGCTGCACGCATCGGACGG
The window above is part of the Candidatus Poribacteria bacterium genome. Proteins encoded here:
- a CDS encoding zinc-binding alcohol dehydrogenase — protein: MKAIVTKLLTDKRREKTVVTDWKEPAPPVRNEVLCQAVFTGLTNGTERNQIIGGNYSAPDDRLPAGGGYQNVGRVIETGPDVTHLQVGDLIYASVDHVERFTIPEDGLLLKLPEDIDPADAALFGISGVAMHCCRRVDPRIGEKVLIVGQGCIGMFAAQIAYAMGARVTVCDIEESRLEQIRQLGVAEQVVNTSGDGWHAQIQDGAFDAVMDFAGVPDMVTPMIRACKTRGRLLLVAGRFDVNYTFNIGQFKEISILQCSHFTRDDLENLCRFLRQGSIKIAPLIRHRVPVDEAPQIYRWLRDEPMRLLGTVFEWG
- a CDS encoding aldolase/citrate lyase family protein gives rise to the protein MPKRVNKAIELLEDDLPVFYTGSHTGANLNYDAGLAMAKTWADYINVGMEHGSFDLGGLDNFMRGLADGGPTNSGHKTPAVIVELPVDGISADVIRANGWQMRQLLARGVHGLLLCHAESPEAIKAFVEACRYPFQTIGVGTQLDVGRRGSAGQGSAAPIWGISANEYLDVADPWPLNPNGELLLGLKFENKRALANVEMTAQVPGIAFAEWGPGDMSMSFGYKNPPNPRPKELQDARDRVFAACKNAGIRFLESTSPDTIEASIDAGVRITGGGEEAARIGRAYAGRTMPV